In Buchnera aphidicola (Schlechtendalia peitan), one genomic interval encodes:
- a CDS encoding 2-oxo acid dehydrogenase subunit E2 yields the protein MDIKVSVPDIGIDGVEVIEILIKIGDIVNKDDTLIIVEGEKASIEIPSKDSGVVKSILVKIGQTVKTGSLIVILTAIKNNNQSSQTKLVCIDNINSNVKVDNYNNFLFSKSSSNNKVLIHATPTIRRLARKLNINLEKITGSGRKGRIIKEDIISCTEKMLNNVQDHTDRSIVKDFFNNDSNVSKEIQELYLTKIQQASGKNLSKSWSIIPHVTQFEDSDITDLEKFRKEYNIGLNENSSNVRLTVLIFVIKVVAKSLRVFPKFNSVLYSNTKHKLILNKSINIGIAVNTKNGLLVPIINDVDKKDLSTLSIELSLLSKKAKSGHLSVKNTISSGFTISNLGGIGGTGFTPIINSPEVAILGMSKAVIKPQWNGKEFIPRLILPLSLSYDHRAIDGVEAVQFITSISKLLSDVRLLMI from the coding sequence ATGGATATTAAAGTTTCAGTTCCTGATATCGGTATAGATGGAGTAGAAGTTATTGAAATATTAATTAAAATAGGAGATATCGTAAATAAAGATGACACTTTAATTATTGTTGAAGGGGAAAAAGCATCAATAGAAATTCCATCAAAAGATTCTGGAGTGGTGAAGTCCATTCTAGTTAAAATAGGACAAACGGTAAAAACTGGTTCTTTAATTGTTATACTTACAGCAATTAAAAATAACAATCAATCAAGTCAAACTAAGTTAGTTTGTATAGATAATATAAATTCTAATGTAAAAGTGGATAATTATAACAATTTTTTATTTAGTAAAAGTAGTAGTAATAATAAAGTTTTAATACATGCAACTCCTACTATTCGAAGATTAGCGAGAAAATTAAATATTAATTTAGAAAAAATAACAGGTAGTGGTAGGAAAGGTCGAATTATAAAAGAAGATATCATATCATGTACCGAGAAAATGTTAAATAATGTACAAGATCATACGGATAGAAGTATCGTGAAAGATTTTTTTAATAATGATTCTAATGTTTCAAAGGAAATACAAGAGTTGTATTTAACAAAGATACAACAAGCTTCTGGAAAAAACTTATCTAAAAGTTGGTCTATTATTCCGCATGTAACACAATTTGAAGATTCAGATATTACAGATTTAGAAAAATTTCGAAAAGAATATAATATTGGATTAAATGAGAATAGTTCTAATGTAAGATTAACTGTACTTATTTTTGTTATAAAAGTAGTAGCAAAATCGTTAAGAGTTTTTCCTAAATTTAATAGTGTTTTATATTCTAATACTAAGCATAAGTTAATATTAAATAAAAGTATTAATATAGGTATTGCAGTAAACACTAAAAATGGTTTATTGGTACCTATCATTAATGATGTTGATAAAAAAGATTTATCAACTCTGTCTATTGAATTAAGTTTATTATCTAAAAAAGCTAAATCAGGACATTTAAGTGTAAAAAATACGATTAGTAGTGGTTTTACTATTTCTAATTTAGGTGGAATTGGTGGTACAGGATTTACACCTATTATAAATAGTCCAGAAGTAGCTATTCTTGGTATGTCTAAGGCTGTGATAAAACCTCAATGGAATGGGAAAGAATTTATACCTCGTTTAATATTGCCATTATCATTATCTTATGATCATCGTGCTATTGATGGAGTAGAAGCTGTACAATTTATTACTTCTATCAGTAAGTTATTATCAGATGTTAGATTATTAATGATTTAA
- the lpdA gene encoding dihydrolipoyl dehydrogenase encodes MSYTEIQTQVVVIGSGPSGYSAAFRCSDLGLNTILVEKYNNLGGVCLNVGCIPSKSLLHIAKVIKDARNLSNIGVKFLEPIIDVKKICQWKEKIISDLNRGIRNMADKRNVKIIFGTARFLNKHSICIEGEQENFIVSFENIILALGSSSRKLSYVPSNDIRIWDSTSALSIPSIPKNLLIIGSGIIGLEMATVYSSLGSQVDIIDNSKNLLSHLDRDIVNVFCKAINNDFNIFLNSEISKIESNERGLLVSKNVNHSVKKVKLYDAILVSVGRVPNLSVLEIEKVGLKVNSNGFLIVNNKLQTNIPNIYAVGDIVGQPMLAHKGMHQGRLVAEIIAGKNHYFNPYVIPCILYTDPEIAWVGITEQEAIKNNLNYESAVFSWNSLGKAVASNHSNGMTKLIFDIKTNKVIGGSIVGSNAGELLGEIGLAIEMGCDAEDIALTIHAHPTLHESINLSAQIFQGTVTDVINIKKN; translated from the coding sequence ATGTCATACACAGAAATACAAACTCAAGTAGTGGTTATTGGATCTGGACCTTCAGGATATTCTGCAGCATTTCGGTGTTCGGATTTAGGATTAAATACTATTTTAGTAGAAAAATATAATAATTTAGGTGGAGTGTGTCTAAATGTTGGTTGTATTCCATCTAAATCTTTATTACATATAGCAAAAGTTATAAAAGACGCAAGAAATCTGTCTAACATAGGTGTAAAATTTTTAGAACCTATAATAGATGTAAAAAAAATCTGTCAATGGAAGGAAAAAATTATTAGTGATTTAAATCGTGGTATAAGGAATATGGCAGATAAAAGAAATGTGAAAATTATTTTTGGGACTGCTAGATTTTTAAATAAACATAGTATTTGCATTGAAGGAGAACAAGAAAATTTTATTGTTTCTTTTGAAAATATTATCCTAGCATTAGGATCTTCTTCTAGAAAACTGTCTTATGTTCCATCTAATGATATTAGAATATGGGATTCTACTTCTGCTTTATCTATTCCTAGCATACCAAAGAACTTATTAATAATTGGTTCTGGTATAATTGGTTTGGAAATGGCTACTGTATATAGTTCTTTAGGATCTCAAGTAGATATTATAGATAATTCTAAAAATTTATTATCACATTTAGATAGAGATATCGTTAATGTATTTTGTAAAGCTATAAATAACGATTTTAATATTTTTTTAAATTCTGAAATTAGCAAAATTGAATCTAATGAAAGAGGGCTATTAGTTTCAAAAAATGTTAATCATAGTGTTAAAAAAGTTAAGTTATATGATGCTATTTTGGTTTCAGTAGGAAGAGTTCCTAATTTAAGTGTTTTAGAGATTGAGAAAGTAGGATTGAAAGTAAATAGTAATGGATTTCTTATAGTAAATAATAAATTACAAACTAATATACCTAATATATACGCTGTTGGTGATATTGTAGGACAACCAATGTTAGCCCATAAGGGAATGCATCAGGGACGTTTAGTAGCTGAAATTATTGCTGGTAAGAACCATTATTTTAATCCTTATGTAATTCCATGCATATTATATACTGATCCAGAAATTGCTTGGGTAGGCATTACAGAGCAGGAGGCTATTAAGAATAATTTAAATTATGAAAGCGCAGTTTTTTCTTGGAATTCTTTAGGAAAGGCAGTTGCTTCTAATCATTCTAATGGAATGACTAAATTAATTTTTGATATAAAAACCAATAAAGTTATAGGCGGTTCTATAGTTGGTAGTAATGCTGGTGAATTGTTAGGAGAAATTGGGTTAGCAATTGAAATGGGATGTGATGCAGAAGATATTGCATTAACTATACATGCACACCCCACTTTACACGAATCTATAAATTTATCGGCACAAATTTTTCAAGGCACAGTTACTGATGTGATAAATATAAAGAAAAATTAA
- a CDS encoding 5'-methylthioadenosine/adenosylhomocysteine nucleosidase: MKNNIVIGIIGALDQEIKFLKKKIQTYQTITIFNTKFHIGTLNNIKIVLIKSGVGKVSASITCTMLIQLYKPNVIINIGAAGSLDKELKPGDIVLPSSTCYHDVNLTAFGYSLGQMQNFPKLFCTNDYMVTLTEKCMVSSKINYKKNLIISGDSFINQKRFRNTLKRNFPAAIAVDMESTAIAQVCYQFKKPFLIVKSISDHSDNFALRNFEKCINLASQQCSKIIQILLDNLYNLYKF, translated from the coding sequence GTGAAAAACAATATTGTAATTGGAATTATTGGTGCTCTAGATCAAGAAATTAAGTTTTTAAAAAAAAAGATACAAACTTACCAAACTATAACGATTTTTAATACAAAATTTCACATAGGAACATTAAATAACATAAAAATTGTATTAATAAAATCAGGAGTTGGAAAAGTTTCAGCTAGCATAACATGTACTATGTTAATACAATTATATAAACCAAATGTAATTATTAATATTGGAGCAGCAGGGAGTTTAGATAAAGAACTAAAACCCGGAGATATAGTGTTACCTAGTAGTACATGCTATCATGATGTTAATTTAACTGCTTTCGGTTATAGCTTAGGACAAATGCAAAATTTTCCTAAATTGTTTTGTACAAATGACTACATGGTCACATTAACTGAAAAATGTATGGTAAGTTCTAAAATAAATTATAAAAAAAATCTTATAATAAGTGGAGATTCATTTATTAACCAAAAAAGATTTCGTAATACCTTAAAAAGAAATTTTCCAGCAGCAATTGCCGTAGACATGGAATCAACAGCAATTGCTCAAGTATGCTACCAATTTAAAAAACCTTTTTTAATTGTCAAATCTATATCAGATCATTCAGATAATTTTGCTTTGAGAAATTTTGAGAAATGTATTAACTTAGCATCACAACAATGTTCAAAAATTATTCAAATTTTACTAGACAATTTATATAACTTATATAAATTTTAA
- the ftsZ gene encoding cell division protein FtsZ codes for MFEPVEKNNDAIIRVIGVGGGGGNAVEHMVRERIEGVEFIAINTDTQALRKIEVGKTIQIGNHITKGLGAGANPKVGRNAAEEDREHLKSVLEGSDMVFIASGMGGGTGTGAAPVIAEITKELGILTVAVVTKPFNFEGKKRMIYANQGITELSKYVDSLIIIPNDKLLKVLNKGISLLDAFSSANNILKGAVQGIAELITKPGLINVDFADIRTVMSEMGYAMMGTGVSCEENRAKEAAEIAISSPLLEDINLSGAQGVLVNITSGFNMKLDEFETVGNIIRSFASDNATVVIGTSLDTDMNDTLRVTVVATGIEIEKRSIDLHVSKNSYFNNTSKTFEQKYYKNLNKKINIDAENKKNINNNTLLQEENINYLDIPTFLRRKSK; via the coding sequence ATGTTTGAACCTGTAGAAAAAAATAACGACGCAATAATTAGAGTAATTGGTGTAGGAGGTGGTGGAGGTAATGCAGTTGAACATATGGTTAGAGAACGAATTGAAGGTGTAGAATTTATAGCTATTAATACAGACACACAAGCATTAAGAAAAATTGAAGTTGGAAAAACTATACAAATTGGTAATCATATTACAAAAGGTTTAGGAGCTGGAGCTAATCCTAAAGTAGGGCGAAATGCAGCTGAAGAAGATAGAGAACATTTAAAATCAGTATTAGAAGGTTCAGATATGGTTTTTATAGCATCTGGAATGGGAGGAGGAACAGGAACAGGTGCAGCACCAGTTATTGCAGAAATTACAAAAGAACTGGGGATTTTAACAGTAGCTGTAGTAACTAAACCATTTAATTTTGAAGGTAAAAAAAGAATGATTTATGCAAATCAAGGTATTACAGAACTATCAAAATACGTTGATTCTCTTATTATTATTCCTAATGACAAACTATTAAAAGTCTTAAATAAAGGTATTTCGTTATTAGATGCCTTTAGTTCAGCAAATAACATATTAAAAGGAGCAGTGCAGGGAATAGCAGAATTAATTACCAAACCTGGTTTAATAAACGTAGATTTTGCAGATATACGTACTGTAATGTCTGAAATGGGATATGCTATGATGGGAACTGGAGTTTCTTGTGAAGAAAATAGAGCTAAAGAAGCAGCAGAAATTGCTATTTCCAGTCCTTTACTAGAAGATATTAATTTGTCTGGAGCACAGGGAGTACTAGTAAATATTACATCTGGATTTAATATGAAACTTGACGAATTTGAAACTGTAGGAAACATTATTCGTTCTTTTGCTTCAGATAATGCTACCGTAGTGATCGGGACATCATTAGATACAGATATGAATGACACTCTTCGTGTTACAGTAGTAGCTACAGGCATTGAAATAGAAAAAAGATCTATAGATTTACACGTTTCAAAAAATTCATACTTTAATAATACATCAAAAACTTTTGAACAAAAATATTATAAAAATTTAAATAAAAAAATAAATATCGACGCAGAAAATAAAAAAAATATCAATAATAACACACTATTACAAGAAGAAAACATTAACTATTTAGATATTCCAACTTTTTTAAGAAGAAAATCCAAATAA
- the ftsA gene encoding cell division protein FtsA, with translation MIKESKRNLIVGLEIGTTKVITLVGEISIDSIVNVIGIGVCPSIGIDKGIINDLKSVIKCIKQSIHQAENMADCKISSVYLSISNKYINCQNEIGIVPISENEVTKEDINNVIHTAKCVRIQNEHHILHIIPQEYTIDKRVGIKNPIGLSGTRIKSKVHLITCHSETEKNVIKAVEACHLKVNRIIFSGLASSKAVLTQDECQMGVCIADIGSGTIDITMYTNGTLQHSCVIPYAGNTVTNDISYAFNIPFVQAETIKIQYGHAEICSEEKNYKQIEIPNVNNKSIKTFKQTELIQVIEPRYTELLNLINKKISNIQEHLKKSQNHYKFRAGIVFTGGASKIHLLKKNAKKIFKIPIRIGIPNKINSLVNNIEAANYSTAVGLLLYGHEFSQNYKKTHKSQNIFQRCLQYINNWIKKEL, from the coding sequence ATGATTAAAGAAAGCAAAAGAAACTTAATAGTTGGATTAGAAATTGGAACTACTAAAGTGATTACATTAGTAGGAGAAATTTCAATAGATAGTATAGTAAATGTTATAGGAATAGGTGTTTGTCCTTCTATCGGAATTGATAAAGGTATAATTAATGATTTAAAATCTGTTATAAAATGTATAAAACAATCAATACATCAAGCTGAAAACATGGCAGATTGTAAAATATCTTCTGTATATTTATCAATATCAAATAAATATATAAACTGTCAAAATGAAATAGGAATCGTACCTATATCTGAAAATGAAGTAACAAAAGAGGATATAAACAATGTAATACACACAGCAAAATGTGTTCGAATACAAAATGAACATCATATTTTACACATTATTCCACAAGAATACACTATTGACAAACGTGTTGGTATTAAAAATCCAATTGGATTATCTGGAACTCGAATAAAATCGAAAGTACACTTAATAACATGTCATTCTGAAACAGAAAAAAACGTTATAAAAGCAGTAGAAGCATGTCATTTAAAAGTAAATCGTATTATTTTTTCAGGACTAGCTTCTAGTAAAGCAGTACTAACACAAGATGAATGTCAAATGGGGGTTTGTATAGCAGATATTGGAAGTGGAACAATAGATATTACTATGTATACTAACGGAACTCTACAACATAGTTGTGTTATTCCATATGCTGGAAATACTGTAACCAATGACATATCTTACGCATTTAATATTCCTTTCGTACAAGCTGAAACAATAAAAATTCAATATGGGCATGCTGAAATATGTTCCGAAGAAAAAAACTATAAACAAATAGAAATACCTAATGTTAATAACAAATCTATTAAAACCTTTAAACAAACTGAATTAATACAAGTCATTGAACCAAGATATACGGAATTACTAAATCTAATAAATAAAAAAATATCAAATATACAAGAACATTTAAAAAAATCACAAAACCATTACAAATTTAGGGCTGGAATTGTATTTACTGGAGGGGCTTCAAAAATACACTTACTTAAAAAAAATGCAAAAAAGATATTTAAAATCCCTATAAGAATTGGCATACCAAACAAAATTAATAGTTTAGTAAATAACATCGAAGCAGCTAACTATTCTACAGCAGTAGGTTTATTACTTTATGGACACGAATTCTCTCAAAATTATAAAAAAACTCATAAATCTCAAAATATTTTTCAAAGATGTTTACAATATATTAATAACTGGATAAAAAAAGAATTATAA
- a CDS encoding cell division protein FtsQ/DivIB, whose protein sequence is MSKQFSKKKLSNLVITGQLGFFNKQEIETFILSFKKPNSFFSKYEIFIQEKLKTLPFVKTVLVKKIWPDKLFINMKNTIPIAYWNNKYILDETGTIYNVHKKINAKNFLYFYGPKDSQIQILNNYHIVKKILKKNNIVLKSIVVTSHNSWKLLIENNTKIIIGNINNIMRLKRLVNIWKLLKYEETMKKKQIKYIDLRYESGIAIGWK, encoded by the coding sequence ATGTCAAAACAATTTTCTAAAAAAAAATTATCTAATTTAGTAATTACAGGACAATTAGGCTTTTTTAATAAACAAGAAATTGAAACGTTTATTTTATCTTTTAAAAAACCAAATAGTTTTTTTTCAAAATATGAAATTTTCATACAAGAAAAGCTAAAAACACTTCCTTTTGTAAAAACTGTTCTAGTTAAAAAAATATGGCCTGACAAATTATTTATTAATATGAAAAATACTATCCCTATAGCATATTGGAATAATAAATATATATTAGATGAAACAGGGACAATATATAATGTTCACAAAAAAATAAATGCCAAAAATTTTTTATATTTTTATGGACCGAAGGACAGTCAAATACAAATTTTAAATAACTACCATATAGTAAAAAAAATACTAAAAAAAAATAATATCGTTTTAAAATCAATTGTAGTAACATCTCATAATTCATGGAAACTTCTTATTGAAAATAATACTAAAATAATCATAGGAAATATTAATAACATCATGCGTTTAAAAAGGTTGGTAAATATTTGGAAACTTTTGAAATATGAAGAAACTATGAAAAAAAAACAAATAAAATATATTGATCTTAGGTATGAATCAGGAATAGCAATAGGATGGAAATAA
- a CDS encoding D-alanine--D-alanine ligase, protein MTKKIAVLSGGNSNERDISLLSGNTILTCLLKSGINAHLIDTKYFPIIQLPKQGFKTAFIALHGKDGENGTIQAILTHLNIAYTGSKILSSAIAINKIKTKLLWKSINLPIIPYYCIDIKQFKTKIKNELKHDVYSLGLPLIVKPNTEGSSIGITVVHSYNYLYDACIIAFKYDNNIIIEKFIYGLEYSVGILENDILPSIRICPNNIFYNYKSKYLSKNTEYFCPSGLDKKQEAKLQKIVKQAWTVLGCSGWGRIDVIMDNFKNFWLLEMNTCPGMTEHSLMPIAAKQFGMSIESLVLKILKLAN, encoded by the coding sequence ATGACTAAAAAAATAGCAGTATTATCGGGTGGAAATTCTAACGAAAGAGATATATCTTTATTATCTGGAAATACAATATTAACGTGTTTATTAAAATCAGGTATAAATGCACATCTCATAGATACAAAATATTTTCCTATTATTCAACTACCTAAACAAGGATTCAAAACAGCATTTATTGCTCTTCATGGAAAAGATGGTGAAAATGGTACTATACAAGCAATATTAACACATCTAAATATAGCCTACACAGGAAGTAAAATTTTATCATCAGCAATTGCAATTAATAAAATTAAAACAAAATTATTATGGAAAAGCATAAATTTACCAATTATTCCTTACTATTGTATTGATATTAAACAATTTAAAACTAAAATAAAAAATGAACTTAAACATGATGTTTACTCGCTAGGATTACCATTAATTGTAAAACCTAATACCGAAGGATCTAGTATTGGAATAACTGTAGTGCATTCATATAATTATTTATACGATGCTTGCATAATAGCATTCAAATATGACAATAATATAATTATTGAAAAATTTATATATGGACTAGAATATTCTGTTGGAATACTAGAAAATGACATTCTTCCATCTATTCGAATATGTCCAAATAACATTTTTTATAATTATAAATCAAAGTATTTATCTAAAAATACAGAATATTTTTGTCCTAGCGGGTTAGATAAAAAACAAGAAGCAAAACTACAAAAAATAGTAAAACAAGCCTGGACAGTCCTTGGATGTTCGGGATGGGGTAGGATAGATGTAATTATGGATAATTTTAAAAATTTTTGGTTATTAGAAATGAATACGTGCCCAGGAATGACTGAACATAGTTTAATGCCTATAGCTGCTAAACAATTTGGAATGTCTATTGAATCACTAGTACTTAAAATACTAAAATTAGCTAATTAG
- the murC gene encoding UDP-N-acetylmuramate--L-alanine ligase — protein sequence MKNNKRSNFNFLITKKNTIKNVHFIGIGGISMSGIAEILFYNGYEISGSDILSTHITKKLTNLGIKVFLNHSKKNVLNTDVIIVSSAISKNNPEIIQAKSLNIPIIPRGKMLAEIIKHKYGIAISGTHGKTTTTAMIFSIFLKSKFNPTIINGGYIKEINNNIKLGTSPYYIIEADESDASLLYLKPVVIVITNINNDHLENYNKKFENLKSTFIKFIQNLPFYGTAIVCIDDNNIKSILPLIRCNVITYGFSSNSDIRIDKYKQLKYSSYFIIIRRNKPILKIVLNMPGKHNALNATAAIAIATKENISDDNILKSLRNFQGIERRFELCGKFSINNLSHKSNTITIIKDYGHHPSEISASISTAKSGWPNKKLIMIFQPHRYTRTHYLFEQFIETLLKVDELIILKEYSAHEKKILGSDSISLYKKLIQYQKISVTLISHYTRMFSILLHKLSGNDLLLVQGAGDINFTVNQYIIKNLKKLKKNNFYD from the coding sequence ATGAAAAACAATAAAAGAAGCAATTTCAATTTTCTTATTACTAAAAAAAATACCATAAAAAACGTTCATTTTATAGGAATTGGTGGAATTAGTATGAGTGGTATAGCTGAAATATTATTTTATAACGGTTATGAAATAAGTGGTTCTGATATATTATCTACTCATATTACAAAAAAATTAACTAATTTAGGGATTAAAGTATTTCTCAATCATTCTAAAAAAAATGTTCTTAATACAGATGTTATAATTGTATCAAGTGCAATTTCAAAAAACAACCCTGAAATTATACAAGCTAAAAGTTTAAATATTCCTATAATACCAAGAGGGAAAATGCTTGCAGAAATAATCAAACATAAATATGGAATAGCAATTTCAGGAACACATGGAAAAACTACTACTACAGCAATGATTTTTAGTATATTCTTAAAAAGCAAATTTAATCCTACAATAATTAATGGAGGATATATAAAAGAAATAAATAATAATATTAAATTAGGAACAAGTCCTTACTATATTATAGAAGCAGATGAAAGTGATGCTTCACTCTTATATTTAAAACCAGTTGTAATCGTAATTACTAATATTAATAATGATCATTTAGAAAATTATAATAAAAAATTTGAAAATCTTAAATCAACTTTTATTAAATTTATTCAAAATCTTCCTTTTTATGGAACAGCAATTGTATGTATAGATGATAACAATATTAAAAGTATTCTTCCATTAATACGTTGTAATGTTATTACTTACGGATTTAGCTCAAATTCAGATATACGAATAGACAAATATAAACAACTGAAATATTCTAGCTATTTTATTATAATCAGAAGAAATAAACCCATATTAAAAATAGTTTTAAATATGCCTGGAAAACATAATGCTCTTAATGCAACAGCAGCAATAGCTATTGCAACTAAAGAAAACATCAGTGATGATAACATTCTTAAATCATTAAGAAATTTTCAAGGAATTGAACGAAGATTTGAATTGTGTGGAAAATTTTCAATTAATAATCTATCACACAAAAGTAATACAATTACCATTATTAAAGATTATGGACATCATCCTAGTGAAATTTCTGCTAGTATTAGTACTGCTAAATCTGGATGGCCAAATAAAAAATTAATAATGATTTTTCAACCTCATCGATATACTAGAACACATTATTTATTTGAACAATTTATAGAAACCCTACTAAAAGTAGATGAATTAATAATTTTAAAAGAATATTCTGCTCACGAAAAAAAAATTTTAGGATCAGATAGTATTTCTTTATATAAAAAACTGATTCAATATCAAAAAATATCAGTAACACTGATATCGCATTATACAAGAATGTTTTCTATATTATTGCATAAATTATCAGGAAACGATTTACTTCTAGTACAAGGTGCTGGAGATATAAATTTTACAGTAAATCAGTATATTATTAAAAATCTTAAAAAACTAAAAAAAAATAATTTCTATGACTAA
- a CDS encoding UDP-N-acetylglucosamine--N-acetylmuramyl-(pentapeptide) pyrophosphoryl-undecaprenol N-acetylglucosamine transferase produces the protein MLRACYQAKLIIKKINPDVILGMGGYISLPGGLISLFYNIPLLIHEQNRVVGSSNKILSKFSTTTMQAFSKTILYAKTVGNPLRKSIINFPNPVFRLKDRIGPLRVLVLGGSQGSKILNSIFPKVIHILKNKIKLWHQVGKNNKLETLNIYKKFNTRPYKITDFIKNIEKAYSWADIIICRSGAITVSEIEHIGIPAIFIPFPHKDKHQYWNAYPLKLKGGAIIIEQHHLNVSKITDILQQIDRKKIISMSKKIYLKNKTNSIENITNIIENTVKKH, from the coding sequence ATGCTACGTGCTTGTTATCAAGCTAAATTAATTATAAAAAAAATCAATCCAGATGTAATATTAGGAATGGGGGGATACATTTCCTTGCCGGGAGGGTTAATATCTCTATTCTATAATATTCCATTATTAATTCATGAACAAAATAGAGTTGTAGGATCATCAAATAAAATATTATCTAAATTTTCAACTACAACTATGCAAGCATTCTCGAAAACAATATTATATGCAAAAACAGTGGGAAATCCATTAAGAAAAAGCATAATTAATTTCCCCAATCCTGTTTTTCGTTTAAAAGATAGAATAGGACCACTTAGAGTATTAGTATTAGGTGGTAGTCAGGGATCAAAAATATTAAATTCTATATTTCCTAAAGTAATTCATATTCTTAAAAACAAAATTAAACTTTGGCATCAAGTAGGAAAAAATAACAAACTTGAAACACTAAATATCTATAAAAAATTTAATACTCGTCCATATAAAATCACTGATTTTATTAAAAATATTGAAAAAGCATATAGTTGGGCAGACATCATTATATGTCGTTCAGGTGCTATAACTGTTAGCGAAATTGAACATATTGGGATACCAGCTATATTCATTCCTTTTCCACACAAAGATAAACATCAATACTGGAATGCTTATCCATTAAAATTGAAAGGGGGCGCAATAATAATAGAACAACACCATCTTAATGTTAGTAAAATAACTGATATTTTACAACAAATAGACCGAAAAAAAATCATTTCTATGTCCAAAAAAATATATTTAAAAAATAAAACTAATTCTATAGAAAATATTACTAATATCATTGAAAATACAGTTAAAAAACATTAA
- a CDS encoding glycosyltransferase: MNKKTIIIMAGGTCGHIFPGLIIANTLIARGWRVFWLGTPDRMESIIIPNTKISIKYIHIHAIKKKLFWFNKVFFSNATCLLSS, encoded by the coding sequence ATGAATAAGAAAACAATAATAATTATGGCTGGTGGTACTTGTGGACATATTTTCCCTGGATTAATTATTGCTAACACGTTAATAGCAAGAGGGTGGAGAGTATTTTGGCTAGGAACACCTGATCGTATGGAATCTATTATAATTCCTAATACTAAAATTTCTATCAAATATATTCACATACATGCAATAAAAAAAAAACTTTTTTGGTTTAATAAAGTTTTTTTTTCAAATGCTACGTGCTTGTTATCAAGCTAA